Proteins co-encoded in one Chloroflexota bacterium genomic window:
- a CDS encoding GNAT family N-acetyltransferase, with protein MLPRVVTTERLTLRAPVLTDAYAIFDRYGQDPEVTRYLIWRPHRTVEETRAFVQGCIDAWDGWQRFPWVITLTADGQVLGMLDARFETAFRVAVGYVLARAFWGKGYMPEALRAVIDLIWQRPEVYRVWAICDVDNPASARAMEKVGMVREGTLRRYVLHPNVGDEPRDALCYARTR; from the coding sequence ATGCTGCCGCGTGTTGTCACGACTGAGCGACTCACACTGCGTGCGCCGGTGCTGACGGATGCCTACGCAATCTTCGACCGATACGGTCAGGATCCCGAGGTCACCCGCTACCTGATCTGGCGTCCGCATCGGACCGTCGAGGAGACGCGGGCCTTCGTGCAGGGATGCATCGACGCCTGGGACGGTTGGCAGCGCTTCCCATGGGTCATCACGCTGACGGCAGACGGCCAGGTGCTCGGTATGCTCGATGCGCGCTTTGAGACAGCCTTCAGAGTCGCGGTTGGGTACGTGCTGGCGCGCGCGTTCTGGGGCAAGGGGTACATGCCTGAGGCGTTGCGGGCGGTGATCGACCTGATCTGGCAGCGGCCGGAGGTGTACCGCGTCTGGGCCATCTGCGATGTGGACAATCCGGCGTCGGCGCGGGCGATGGAGAAGGTCGGGATGGTCAGGGAAGGGACGCTCCGCCGGTACGTGCTGCACCCGAACGTGGGTGACGAGCCGCGAGATGCGCTCTGCTACGCCCGGACCCGCTGA
- a CDS encoding LysE family transporter, translating into MLLPVSLSFLLLGAGIGFVAGVTPGPILTLVVAETFRGGWSRGAAVAAGPLLADGPIVVVAVFVLAQLPPEVVRGLSLVGGGFLCYLAVTTYLNSRRAQLGAGHGRRVGGGWLQGWLARMLTPNAYLFWFLVGAPLLVQAFEADWLAVPAFLLGYYLTIVGSNVVLALALHRWVTLFSERVYRRLLLCAAVVLAAYGVGMFGRGVSPPDR; encoded by the coding sequence ATGCTGTTGCCGGTATCGCTCAGTTTCCTGCTGCTCGGGGCGGGCATCGGGTTCGTGGCGGGCGTGACGCCCGGCCCGATCCTGACGCTGGTCGTCGCCGAGACGTTCCGAGGCGGCTGGTCTCGCGGGGCGGCGGTCGCGGCCGGCCCGCTCCTGGCTGACGGACCCATCGTCGTCGTCGCCGTGTTCGTGCTGGCGCAGCTGCCGCCCGAGGTGGTGCGCGGGCTGTCGCTGGTGGGGGGCGGTTTCCTGTGCTACCTCGCCGTCACCACCTACCTGAACAGCCGGCGGGCGCAACTCGGGGCGGGCCACGGACGGCGTGTTGGTGGCGGCTGGCTCCAGGGGTGGCTGGCGCGGATGCTCACGCCGAACGCGTACCTGTTCTGGTTCCTGGTCGGCGCGCCGCTGCTGGTTCAAGCGTTTGAAGCGGACTGGCTGGCCGTGCCGGCGTTCTTGCTCGGGTACTACCTGACCATCGTCGGCTCGAACGTGGTGCTGGCGCTGGCGCTGCATCGGTGGGTCACGCTGTTCTCGGAGCGCGTCTACCGGCGGCTGCTGTTGTGCGCCGCCGTGGTGCTGGCGGCGTATGGCGTGGGGATGTTCGGGCGGGGCGTCTCGCCGCCCGATCGCTGA
- a CDS encoding PAS domain-containing protein yields the protein MQLTGQRPTPRECESRFEADEIFFSTTDRKGIIRSGNDVFVRVSGYPRNELIGRPHNLIRHPDMPRVVFKLLWEEIQAGRPIAAYVKNMAKDGSYYWVLATVVPCAGGYLSVRIKPATPLFGVVQAVYRDLLAVEQAYEAAHPRQRDGAIEASRARLGEHLAGAGFPTYQAFIRAALLAEVAQRDTRTGAARQLQVAVQAQPSSVQCSASTATEALYSFLQGLVARLDTYVGLTEELRHKAQYTRDLSDDVQLFSLNALIAATRMQREGAALGAVAALIQARSEQSTPLFRELTTGVLETADLLHGMMLPVAIASIQAEALASYVREPQEAEQAAPLVAADVQVLAACLTTAIGDLGTAMRDLDGRLRGLNGQTATLRQSLGVMRALELNGRIEASRVPDAQGVVTLFHTIAEKLGGATHELSELGQASRFSLAAELDGIKRAAAQLDAIRNCASTMAEGAAPDARASTVVRAPARTYLRDVSLAPPPARAGLERAAS from the coding sequence ATGCAACTGACCGGCCAGCGCCCCACTCCACGGGAGTGCGAGAGCCGCTTCGAAGCGGATGAGATCTTCTTCTCGACGACTGACCGCAAAGGCATCATCCGGTCGGGGAACGATGTCTTTGTGCGGGTGAGCGGCTATCCGCGAAACGAGCTGATCGGCCGACCACACAACCTGATCCGTCATCCAGACATGCCGCGTGTCGTGTTCAAGCTGTTGTGGGAGGAGATCCAGGCCGGCCGGCCCATCGCGGCGTACGTCAAGAACATGGCGAAGGACGGCTCGTACTACTGGGTTCTTGCGACGGTGGTCCCGTGCGCAGGTGGCTACCTGTCGGTTCGCATCAAGCCGGCCACTCCGCTGTTCGGCGTGGTGCAGGCGGTCTACCGCGACCTGCTGGCGGTCGAACAGGCCTATGAGGCGGCGCATCCGCGCCAGCGAGATGGGGCCATCGAGGCGAGCCGCGCGCGCCTCGGCGAGCACCTGGCCGGGGCCGGCTTTCCAACCTACCAGGCGTTCATCCGCGCGGCGCTGTTGGCCGAAGTGGCCCAGCGCGACACTCGCACCGGTGCGGCGAGGCAACTGCAGGTTGCCGTGCAGGCGCAACCGTCGTCGGTCCAGTGTTCTGCCAGCACGGCCACGGAGGCGCTCTACTCGTTCCTCCAGGGACTCGTCGCCCGGCTGGACACGTACGTCGGCCTGACTGAGGAGCTTCGGCACAAAGCCCAGTACACCCGGGATTTGAGCGACGACGTGCAGCTGTTCTCCCTGAACGCACTTATCGCCGCGACGCGGATGCAGCGCGAGGGCGCGGCGCTCGGAGCTGTCGCGGCGCTGATCCAGGCGCGCTCGGAGCAGAGCACGCCGCTCTTCCGGGAGTTGACGACGGGCGTGCTGGAGACCGCCGACCTGCTTCACGGCATGATGCTGCCCGTTGCTATCGCCAGCATCCAGGCCGAAGCATTGGCGTCCTACGTGCGCGAGCCGCAAGAGGCGGAGCAGGCGGCTCCGCTGGTCGCGGCGGATGTGCAGGTGCTCGCGGCCTGCCTGACCACGGCCATCGGCGATCTCGGCACGGCCATGCGCGATCTCGACGGGCGTCTCCGGGGGCTCAACGGGCAGACGGCGACGCTCCGACAATCGCTGGGGGTGATGCGCGCCCTGGAGCTGAACGGTCGCATCGAGGCCTCCCGGGTGCCGGACGCGCAAGGCGTCGTGACGCTCTTCCACACCATCGCCGAGAAGCTGGGCGGCGCAACCCATGAGCTGTCGGAGCTGGGGCAGGCGAGCCGCTTCTCGCTGGCCGCCGAGCTGGATGGCATCAAGCGAGCGGCGGCCCAGCTTGACGCCATCCGCAACTGCGCCTCGACGATGGCCGAGGGGGCCGCGCCCGATGCGCGCGCATCCACCGTCGTGCGCGCGCCCGCCCGGACGTACCTCCGCGATGTCTCGCTGGCGCCGCCGCCGGCTCGCGCAGGACTCGAGCGCGCGGCCAGCTAA
- a CDS encoding glycosyltransferase family 39 protein, translating to MAADHYRLPRPVGPSPGIRLGAVRPSAAEAVRSMLLLLRARTGWLEALALTALWLLAVGIRAPHLGTIPAIGDDAGMLAHAFERSQAGLWTGSVASSVGAAHELLLALALAVFGPSPYVPRLVTAMQAALTIPLVYVLTRELCRPLGRRRIEEAFLMPRLAGLVAAGLLATSSAHIVVTSHVARPESFTPLLVIALLYTVERALNTRNGRWLLASGTLFGLALQTSPLVMAILPGLVLAGWWRGRALMLSHWAAVAMIGFLGAYAGTITGWLRHGTVNGLGGLGGLAAWMAGERYHGPSGEMYLDSVGTALVSLWRMLAGQLTSRPPAENVLSDPLAWPFVLLAVLGALVLALRGRPLLPLVAVSCLVVLPYIATDADPLLSGRYLMPVAVVGMVAIAVAVGALAPIVTGRGSLPRLALGMVLGGLVLAPLGGLRSYYEEKSAERQTSAGLLLIPNAIFAERRYDEVVLLDERLAHVSLGAGGNTLEALQYLLAASGVPTQIANPLQPLLPEGARTSRALIVLDEASVATVEETMRLTPLLGHWIDAEDNASSLMLFRAESLTPNRGLDDDELPLFAGEAV from the coding sequence TTGGCCGCCGATCACTACCGTCTGCCCCGCCCTGTTGGTCCATCGCCCGGCATCCGCCTCGGCGCCGTTCGGCCCTCCGCTGCCGAAGCTGTCAGGTCGATGCTGCTGCTGCTGCGCGCACGGACCGGCTGGCTCGAAGCACTGGCGCTCACTGCCCTCTGGCTGCTCGCCGTGGGGATTCGCGCGCCGCACCTGGGCACGATCCCCGCCATCGGCGACGATGCCGGGATGCTCGCCCACGCCTTCGAGCGGTCCCAGGCCGGGCTCTGGACTGGATCGGTCGCGTCGTCGGTGGGGGCGGCCCACGAATTGCTGCTGGCGCTCGCGCTGGCCGTCTTCGGCCCCAGCCCCTACGTCCCGCGCCTTGTCACCGCGATGCAGGCAGCGTTGACGATTCCGCTCGTCTACGTGCTGACGCGTGAGCTGTGCCGGCCGCTCGGGCGGCGTCGCATCGAGGAAGCGTTCCTGATGCCGCGTCTCGCGGGCCTCGTGGCGGCCGGCCTGCTGGCCACGTCGTCGGCGCACATCGTGGTCACCAGCCACGTGGCCCGCCCGGAGAGCTTCACGCCGCTGCTGGTCATCGCGCTGCTCTACACCGTCGAGCGGGCGCTGAACACCCGGAACGGCCGCTGGCTGCTGGCCTCAGGCACCCTCTTCGGCCTGGCCCTCCAGACCTCGCCGCTGGTCATGGCGATCCTGCCGGGCCTGGTGCTGGCCGGCTGGTGGCGGGGCCGCGCGCTGATGCTCAGCCACTGGGCTGCCGTCGCGATGATCGGCTTCCTGGGTGCCTACGCCGGGACCATCACCGGCTGGCTGCGGCACGGCACAGTCAATGGCCTGGGTGGCCTGGGCGGCCTCGCAGCCTGGATGGCCGGCGAGCGCTACCACGGTCCCTCCGGCGAGATGTACCTGGACTCCGTGGGGACGGCCCTGGTATCGCTCTGGCGGATGCTGGCCGGCCAGCTCACCAGCCGCCCGCCGGCCGAGAACGTCCTCTCGGATCCGCTGGCGTGGCCGTTCGTGCTGCTGGCGGTGCTGGGCGCGCTGGTGCTGGCCCTGCGCGGCCGGCCGCTGCTGCCGCTGGTGGCGGTGTCGTGCCTCGTCGTGCTGCCGTACATCGCCACGGACGCCGATCCGCTGTTGAGCGGGCGCTACCTGATGCCGGTCGCGGTGGTCGGGATGGTGGCGATTGCCGTGGCGGTGGGGGCGCTCGCGCCCATCGTGACGGGACGGGGCAGCCTCCCGCGCCTGGCGCTCGGCATGGTGCTCGGCGGGCTGGTGCTCGCGCCGCTCGGCGGCCTGCGCAGCTACTACGAGGAGAAGAGCGCCGAGCGGCAGACCAGCGCCGGCCTGCTGCTGATCCCGAACGCGATCTTCGCGGAGCGCCGCTACGACGAGGTCGTGCTGCTCGACGAGCGGCTGGCCCACGTGAGCCTGGGCGCGGGCGGCAACACCCTGGAGGCGCTCCAGTACCTGCTCGCCGCCAGCGGCGTCCCGACGCAGATCGCCAACCCGCTCCAGCCGCTGCTGCCAGAGGGTGCGCGCACCAGCCGCGCGCTGATCGTGCTGGACGAGGCGAGCGTGGCGACGGTCGAGGAGACGATGCGGCTCACCCCGCTGCTGGGCCACTGGATCGACGCCGAGGACAACGCCAGCAGCCTGATGCTGTTCCGCGCCGAGAGTCTGACGCCGAACCGCGGCCTGGACGACGACGAGCTGCCGCTCTTCGCGGGGGAAGCCGTCTAG
- a CDS encoding glutaminyl-peptide cyclotransferase: MVGVPLGAPVRAQSSAVAAAPTQYEVVGSYPHDPAAFLQGLVWYDNGFYESTGLYGESTLRRVAFPSGEVLKSVPVSKEHFGEGLAMVGDRLIQLTWRSKKGFVYDRESFGLLGEFPYPMEGWGLTYDGTSLILSDGSDSLFFFDPETYQQTRTVKVTLDGRPLQRINELEYIRGEVWANVWHTDTIVRIDPNAGQVVGTLDMAGLLQGPRDGENVLNGIAFDPDTERIFVSGKRWPLIFEIRAP; this comes from the coding sequence CTGGTCGGCGTACCGCTCGGAGCGCCGGTCCGCGCCCAGAGCAGCGCCGTCGCCGCTGCCCCCACCCAGTACGAGGTGGTCGGCAGCTACCCGCACGATCCCGCCGCCTTCTTGCAGGGGCTGGTCTGGTACGACAACGGCTTCTACGAGAGCACCGGCCTCTACGGCGAGTCCACGCTCCGGCGGGTGGCCTTCCCCTCGGGCGAGGTGCTCAAATCCGTCCCGGTCAGCAAGGAGCACTTCGGCGAGGGGCTGGCGATGGTCGGGGATCGGCTGATCCAGCTCACCTGGCGCTCGAAGAAGGGCTTCGTCTACGACCGCGAGAGCTTCGGGCTGCTGGGCGAGTTCCCGTACCCGATGGAGGGCTGGGGCCTGACCTACGACGGCACGTCGCTGATCCTCAGCGATGGCAGTGACAGCCTGTTCTTCTTCGATCCGGAGACGTACCAGCAGACCCGCACAGTCAAGGTGACCCTCGACGGCCGGCCGCTCCAGCGCATCAACGAGCTGGAGTACATTCGTGGCGAGGTCTGGGCGAACGTCTGGCACACCGACACGATCGTGCGGATCGATCCCAACGCTGGGCAGGTGGTCGGCACGCTCGACATGGCAGGCTTGCTCCAGGGCCCGCGCGACGGCGAGAACGTGCTGAACGGCATCGCCTTCGACCCTGACACGGAGCGGATCTTCGTGAGCGGCAAGCGCTGGCCGCTGATTTTCGAGATCCGGGCGCCGTAG